Proteins encoded within one genomic window of Primulina eburnea isolate SZY01 unplaced genomic scaffold, ASM2296580v1 ctg813_ERROPOS5677299, whole genome shotgun sequence:
- the LOC140822409 gene encoding serine/threonine-protein kinase MHK-like yields the protein MERYKILEDLGDGTCGSVYKAISIERYEIVAVKKMKRKFYYWDECVNLREVKSLRKLNHPNIIKLLEIVHENNELFFIFEYMEHNLYQIMKDRRTSFSEEDIRGLMSQLLQGLAHVHKHDFFHRDLKPENLLVTNNTIKIADFGLARELSSMPPFTDYVSTRWYRAPEVLLRSSSYTPAVDMWAVGAILAELFTLCPIFPGESEIDQLYKICCVLGAPDWNTFPEATNISRLVDITFSEIMPVDLSDVIPNASIEAIDLIKKLCSWDPLKRPTADQCLQHPFFHVVKLIPRLPGHALQLSLGSEPNLELNLWNFGTASDDCFLGLTLALTPTAPNLEKVRKSQGTKEDVNICNGFHEHSQPVFWSLFPSDPNVITTSVESSLSLSFSSVPHPPIGAPQSAGFSIGSFQSNILDRPLMATSSPFHHVHHL from the exons GCGGAAGTGTATATAAAGCCATCAGCATTGAAAGATATGAGATT GTTGCAGTCAAAAAAATGAAGAGAAAGTTCTATTACTGGGATGAATGTGTAAACCTACGCGAAGTTAAG TCTCTCCGTAAATTGAATCATCCTAACATCATCAAGTTGTTGGAGATCGTCCATGAAAATAATGAGCTTTTCTTCATATTTGAGTACATG GAACATAATCTATACCAAATAATGAAAGACCGGCGAACTTCATTTTCAGAAGAAGATATTCGAGGCTTAATGTCTCAGCTGCTTCAAGGGCTTGCTCACGTAcataaacatgatttttttcATCGGGATTTAAAACCTG AAAATTTGCTGGTGACAAACAATACAATAAAGATTGCTGACTTTGGACTGGCTAGAGAACTCTCATCAATGCCCCCTTTTACTGATTATGTTTCCACTCGTTG GTATCGAGCTCCAGAAGTATTGTTGCGATCTTCATCCTATACACCTGCCGTTG ATATGTGGGCGGTTGGTGCTATACTGGCTGAGCTTTTCACTTTGTGCCCGATTTTTCCTGGGGAAAG TGAAATTGATCAATTATACAAGATCTGCTGTGTACTTGGAGCACCTGATTGGAATACATTTCCTGAGGCTACTAACATTTCGCGATTGGTTGATATCACTTTTTCAGAG ATCATGCCTGTTGATCTTTCGGATGTCATTCCAAATGCAAGTATTGAAGCAATTGACTTAATCAAG AAACTTTGTTCTTGGGATCCATTAAAGAGGCCAACCGCTGATCAATGTTTGCAGCATCCTTTCTTTCAT GTTGTCAAGCTAATTCCTCGTCTACCTGGACATGCGCTTCAGCTTAGTCTAG GCTCTGAGCCAAATCTTGAACTGAACCTGTGGAACTTTGGAACAGCATCAGATGATTGTTTTCTTGGCTTGACGCTCGCATTGACCCCTACCGCCCCAAACTTGG AGAAGGTCCGCAAAAGCCAAGGCACAAAAGag GATGTAAACATCTGCAATGGTTTTCATGAACATTCACAACCAG TTTTCTGGTCATTATTTCCTTCTGATCCCAATGTAATTACTACATCAGTGGAGTCTTCCCTATCCCTATCTTTCAG TTCAGTACCACATCCACCAATTGGAGCTCCACAATCCGCGGGATTTTCCATAGGTTCCTTTCAATCCAACATCCTGGACCGCCCCTTAATGGCGACATCCTCCCCATTCCACCATGTTCATCACCTTTGA